One genomic window of Thermococcus indicus includes the following:
- a CDS encoding RtcB family protein, protein MVPLKRIDKIRWEIPKFDKRMRVPGRVYADDQLIEKMRGDRTLEQAANVSMLPGIYKYSIVMPDGHQGYGFPIGGVAAFDAKEGVISPGGVGYDVNCLHEETEVISDLGFKIQVKDLPESFKRVPLKVYDAKEGHNDHSRIMLVAERDSDEEIYEIKLASGRVLKASGDHPILTENGYIKAEDLKPGDLVAVYPFEGVEYEEPEPRVLLTHEDFKNEGRQLVRYLEERELLPLRMDDPRIGILARILGYFIGDGSFDIYREKNGRERIVTVFYGDEEGLEALRKDLEFYFNIKASRVYKRTRKENIKTAWGEFETTGTEYSIKVTSKAFSKLLIKLGAPVGKKTDVDFDVPEWVKKAPKWIKRNFLAGLFGADGSKPRLISSDYKYTPNSISLTAVKTKELEESLVKFMNSIKELLAEFGVTSHVRKVKEYGNRVMYRLVIYSNTREIYNFLSKIGYEYTAQKPYALIFAEYLRRKIVIGENISESNLVRRNRKMRELLPDFESFLKTYGLEGGFVLDRVIEIRKIKSDSKKLYDIGVYHGAHNFIANGVVVHNCGVRLIRTNLTEKEVRPKIKELVDTLFRNVPSGLGSKGRVRLHWTQLDDVLADGAKWAVDNGYGWKEDLEHLEEGGRMEGADPNAVSQKAKQRGAPQLGSLGSGNHFLEVQVVDKIYDEETAKAYGLYEGQVVVMVHTGSRGLGHQVASDYLRIMEKANRKYGVPWPDRELVSVPFQTEEGQRYFSAMKAAANFAWANRQMITHWVRESFEEVFKRKAEDMEMSIVYDVAHNIAKVEEHEVDGKKVKVVVHRKGATRAFPAGHPDVPRAYRDVGQPVLIPGSMGTASYVLAGAEGSMKETFGSSCHGAGRLMSRHAATRQYRGDRLRNELLQRGIYVRAASLRVVAEEAPGAYKSVDNVVNVVHRAGIAKLVARMRPMGVAKG, encoded by the coding sequence ATGGTGCCGCTGAAGAGGATAGATAAAATACGCTGGGAGATTCCCAAGTTCGACAAGCGTATGAGGGTTCCGGGAAGGGTTTACGCTGACGACCAGCTGATAGAGAAGATGAGGGGAGACAGAACCCTTGAGCAGGCAGCGAACGTTTCGATGCTCCCAGGCATCTACAAGTACTCCATCGTCATGCCCGACGGTCACCAGGGCTACGGCTTCCCGATTGGGGGAGTGGCGGCATTTGACGCGAAAGAGGGCGTCATAAGCCCCGGGGGTGTGGGATACGATGTGAATTGTCTCCATGAAGAAACCGAGGTCATAAGTGATTTGGGGTTCAAGATTCAGGTAAAGGATCTTCCCGAATCATTCAAAAGGGTTCCACTAAAGGTTTACGACGCAAAAGAAGGCCACAACGACCACTCCAGAATAATGTTGGTCGCGGAAAGGGATAGCGACGAGGAGATATATGAAATAAAACTCGCAAGTGGGAGGGTTCTTAAGGCCTCAGGAGACCACCCTATACTTACTGAGAATGGTTACATAAAGGCAGAGGACTTAAAGCCCGGTGATTTGGTAGCAGTCTATCCATTCGAAGGAGTCGAGTACGAAGAACCAGAACCAAGGGTTCTTTTAACTCACGAAGATTTCAAAAACGAGGGCAGGCAGCTGGTTAGGTACTTGGAAGAGAGGGAACTTCTTCCACTGAGGATGGACGACCCAAGGATAGGTATTCTGGCGAGGATACTGGGATACTTTATAGGTGATGGATCCTTTGACATTTATCGTGAGAAAAATGGAAGGGAAAGGATAGTCACAGTCTTCTACGGAGACGAGGAAGGGCTGGAGGCCCTTAGGAAGGATCTTGAGTTCTACTTTAACATCAAGGCATCCAGAGTTTACAAGAGAACCAGAAAGGAAAACATCAAGACTGCATGGGGGGAGTTTGAGACCACAGGAACTGAGTACTCAATAAAGGTTACATCAAAGGCGTTTTCAAAGCTTCTTATCAAGCTGGGTGCCCCTGTGGGCAAGAAAACTGATGTTGACTTCGACGTCCCAGAGTGGGTTAAAAAGGCTCCCAAATGGATTAAGCGGAACTTCTTGGCAGGACTTTTCGGCGCGGACGGAAGCAAGCCAAGATTAATATCCAGCGATTACAAGTACACTCCGAATTCTATATCCTTAACCGCAGTTAAGACCAAGGAACTTGAAGAAAGCCTTGTAAAGTTCATGAATTCGATTAAAGAACTGCTGGCAGAGTTTGGGGTTACCTCGCATGTAAGGAAAGTCAAAGAATACGGCAATCGGGTAATGTACAGGCTTGTAATATACTCCAACACAAGAGAGATATACAACTTCCTATCCAAGATTGGCTACGAATACACCGCCCAGAAACCCTACGCACTGATTTTCGCGGAATACTTGAGAAGAAAAATTGTGATAGGAGAAAACATCTCAGAGAGCAACTTAGTCCGGAGAAACAGAAAGATGAGAGAACTTCTACCTGACTTCGAGAGTTTCCTCAAAACCTACGGGCTTGAAGGCGGCTTCGTGCTTGATAGGGTAATCGAAATTAGGAAGATAAAAAGCGACTCCAAAAAGCTCTACGATATCGGCGTCTATCACGGTGCCCACAACTTCATAGCCAACGGTGTGGTAGTTCACAACTGCGGCGTTCGCCTAATCAGAACGAACCTCACCGAGAAGGAAGTGAGGCCGAAGATAAAGGAGCTCGTCGATACCCTCTTCAGGAACGTTCCGAGCGGTCTTGGAAGCAAGGGGCGCGTGAGGCTCCACTGGACCCAGCTCGACGATGTTTTGGCGGATGGAGCCAAGTGGGCCGTCGACAACGGCTACGGATGGAAGGAGGACCTCGAGCACCTTGAGGAAGGCGGGAGGATGGAGGGCGCCGATCCCAACGCCGTTAGCCAGAAGGCGAAGCAGAGGGGTGCTCCGCAGCTCGGTTCCCTCGGCTCAGGAAACCACTTCCTCGAGGTTCAGGTCGTTGATAAGATCTACGACGAGGAGACAGCCAAAGCCTACGGCCTCTACGAGGGACAGGTCGTTGTCATGGTTCACACAGGTTCGCGTGGCCTCGGCCACCAGGTGGCGAGCGACTACCTCAGGATAATGGAGAAGGCCAACCGGAAGTACGGGGTTCCGTGGCCCGACCGTGAGCTCGTGAGCGTTCCCTTCCAGACCGAAGAGGGACAGCGCTATTTCTCCGCGATGAAGGCAGCGGCCAACTTCGCCTGGGCCAACAGGCAGATGATAACCCACTGGGTCAGGGAGAGCTTCGAGGAGGTCTTCAAGAGGAAGGCTGAAGACATGGAGATGAGCATCGTCTACGACGTCGCCCACAACATAGCCAAGGTCGAGGAGCACGAGGTCGATGGGAAGAAAGTCAAGGTGGTCGTCCACAGGAAGGGAGCAACGAGGGCATTCCCTGCCGGCCACCCCGACGTTCCAAGGGCCTACCGCGACGTCGGACAGCCGGTCCTGATTCCAGGCTCGATGGGAACCGCGAGCTACGTCCTGGCCGGTGCGGAGGGCTCGATGAAGGAGACCTTCGGCAGCTCCTGCCACGGTGCGGGGAGGCTGATGAGCAGGCATGCCGCAACCAGGCAGTACCGTGGTGACAGGCTTAGAAACGAGCTCCTCCAGAGGGGAATCTACGTCCGCGCGGCTTCACTGAGGGTCGTCGCAGAGGAGGCTCCAGGAGCCTACAAGAGCGTTGACAACGTCGTCAACGTCGTCCACCGGGCCGGCATAGCTAAGCTCGTCGCGAGGATGCGCCCGATGGGCGTCGCCAAGGGCTGA
- a CDS encoding methyltransferase RsmF C-terminal domain-like protein, translating to MSDNPRAEIGQTNDAELVKRLLIENYGYAPDLRYEIRGRYHKVYAWKPCSLEIRGPDRNGVYFGRVESDGIRLSIEGSFLVGPKATKNVVELDDGSAKRYLAGESVEIDDKNLHGWVIVKWRSYYLGSAKAKEGRLINYVPKERRLKLEDPAKA from the coding sequence ATGAGTGACAATCCGAGGGCGGAGATAGGGCAGACGAATGACGCCGAACTCGTCAAAAGGCTCCTAATCGAGAACTACGGCTATGCGCCGGATCTCCGCTATGAGATACGAGGGAGGTACCACAAGGTCTACGCATGGAAGCCCTGCTCCCTTGAAATCAGGGGCCCCGACAGAAACGGGGTGTACTTCGGCAGGGTGGAGAGCGACGGGATAAGGCTGAGCATCGAAGGCTCCTTCCTCGTTGGGCCGAAGGCCACAAAGAACGTCGTTGAGCTGGACGACGGGAGTGCCAAGCGGTATCTGGCCGGCGAGAGCGTGGAGATCGATGATAAGAACCTTCACGGATGGGTGATAGTCAAGTGGCGCTCCTACTACCTCGGCTCGGCCAAGGCCAAGGAAGGCAGGCTCATCAACTACGTGCCGAAGGAGAGGAGGCTGAAGCTCGAAGACCCCGCGAAAGCTTAA